One window of the Eucalyptus grandis isolate ANBG69807.140 chromosome 8, ASM1654582v1, whole genome shotgun sequence genome contains the following:
- the LOC104417840 gene encoding LOW QUALITY PROTEIN: tyrosine N-monooxygenase (The sequence of the model RefSeq protein was modified relative to this genomic sequence to represent the inferred CDS: inserted 1 base in 1 codon), translated as MSSTTPSTINALLLLALVALCNIVKRQLCRKTIRNKHNRLPLPPGPTPSPVVGCXPGMLRNKPVFRWIHRLMKEMNTDIACIRLGSTHVIPVTCPTIAQEFLRKQDSLFASRPVTMASGTLSSSYLTTALSPYGEQWKKMRRVLVSEVVCPARHKWLHDKRAEEADNLMKYVFNLCKTSGHQVNLRSTTRHYTGNVTRRLMFNKRYFGKGRQDGGPTIDEEQHVDAIFHALHYLYAFCVSDYFPFSVGLDLDGHEKEVKESERTLRRLHEPIISERIKRWRDDLSSECNEKEPQDLLDVLIMLKDPQGMPLLTPEEVRAQTMEIMIEAVDNPSNAVEWAMAEMINQPELLNKATEELDRVVGKERLVQESDIPRLNYIKACAREAFRLHPIAPFNVPHVAMSDTVVAGYRIPKGSHILLSRVGLGRNPKVWEEPLKFKPDRHITSDQAEVVLTEPNLRFISFSTGRRGCMGATLGTTMTVMLLARLIQGFSWSKPSNLSSISLAESRNDLFLAEPLVAQAELRLPSHLYLA; from the exons ATGAGCTCCACCACCCCCTCCACCATTAATGCCCTACTTCTCTTGGCACTCGTTGCTTTATGTAATATCGTGAAACGGCAGCTTTGTCGGAAAACTATCAGAAACAAACATAATCGACTCCCACTCCCTCCGGGCCCCACCCCGTCGCCAGTGGTCGGTT GCCCCGGCATGCTTCGCAACAAACCCGTGTTCCGGTGGATCCATCGGCTGATGAAGGAGATGAACACCGATATAGCGTGCATCCGCCTAGGGAGCACGCACGTCATTCCCGTGACTTGTCCAACAATCGCCCAAGAATTCCTCAGGAAGCAGGACTCCTTGTTCGCCTCGAGGCCAGTTACGATGGCGTCCGGCACACTCAGCAGCAGCTACTTGACGACAGCCCTCTCGCCCTATGGGGagcaatggaagaagatgaggcGGGTCTTGGTGTCGGAGGTAGTATGCCCAGCTCGGCACAAGTGGCTCCACGACAAGAGAGCAGAGGAAGCCGATAACCTAATGAAGTATGTCTTTAACCTATGCAAAACATCAGGTCATCAAGTGAACTTGAGAAGCACTACGAGGCACTATACAGGGAATGTGACAAGAAGGCTGATGTTCAACAAGAGATACTTTGGCAAGGGAAGGCAAGATGGAGGACCAACCATTGATGAAGAACAACATGTCGATGCAATCTTCCATGCACTGCACTATCTCTATGCATTTTGTGTTTCTGATTACTTTCCATTCTCAGTGGGGCTTGACCTTGATGGGCATGAGAAGGAAGTAAAAGAGAGTGAGAGGACTCTTAGGAGGTTGCATGAACCCATAATAAGTGAGAGGATCAAACGATGGAGGGACGATTTGAGTTCGGAGTGTAATGAAAAAGAGCCTCAAGACTTGTTAGATGTTCTGATTATGCTTAAAGACCCACAAGGGATGCCATTGCTGACGCCAGAAGAAGTTCGAGCGCAGACCATG GAGATTATGATTGAAGCGGTGGACAATCCATCAAACGCAGTCGAGTGGGCAATGGCAGAGATGATAAATCAGCCTGAACTCCTTAACAAAGCCACAGAAGAATTAGATAGAGTTGTGGGCAAGGAGAGGTTAGTCCAAGAATCCGATATCCCCCGGCTCAACTACATCAAAGCATGTGCACGGGAAGCCTTTAGGCTCCACCCAATCGCGCCCTTCAACGTTCCACACGTAGCCATGTCAGACACTGTGGTCGCCGGCTATCGCATTCCCAAGGGCAGCCACATCCTTTTGAGCCGGGTCGGCCTCGGTAGAAACCCCAAGGTTTGGGAGGAACCCCTCAAGTTTAAGCCGGACCGGCACATCACGAGTGACCAAGCGGAAGTCGTGCTGACTGAACCCAACTTGCGCTTCATTTCTTTCAGCACTGGCCGGCGCGGGTGCATGGGTGCCACACTTGGGACAACAATGACCGTGATGCTC